One Fusarium oxysporum f. sp. lycopersici 4287 chromosome 8, whole genome shotgun sequence genomic region harbors:
- a CDS encoding hypothetical protein (At least one base has a quality score < 10) — translation MVEEGNLEPVALQKSRIPGNTTQNAPNNTASTASPAEANSRNPLISPTQVAGGALPEGVSQSSAQVTDMRTTQPVPKIIYEQFIVAVISSIAFAFCSRSMAIPLNYRTMLIPPLLADANERERGSLQADPVVGTFKTYLTTTGSLVVSLTFSYCKNLATVEDVLTGDSSSPSSSVLAAPYGVFATKQNFANGDGSDRSLAQTPNTQALSVRSVPDTNDSQWKHSCLKALEYCGLNPSQFKASPWVNLLISKPTSQDADGESKRSRATVPWPGSLCFRKKPMEMSTTHRVGDTMLSGHEECHDPLGDARGWFAGASEREERISKRKAERMYAVTREVNGANPLAQNLNGQSPLTMRRPSTAAAGVMYPTPPDAIQQHIGITPSIDGAISSPNNPPPTLAVVDADMTMPTATPMADAENDAWGGQHEQKRERSDSNAMGDSDDVMNDLGEDVFGDHDVTEDDFNFFDGPDGNDLDMDMPDLQPAPTAPAPQVMPPPVLSHPEPHKAIQPQPEVKPKPKTNDSVFAKPELKHARSSLNDELNHRIKVERPDTTKRGSSPFDPATVFKRVRASLSSPTKDDFAVQPPRRKSSVFEKVEFDPKIPLINKKYEHGGAFDFSKDQSNGDSRPSAHNLSRDEYLEGQGKLKQTSKSLLGNSLIRSLTGIDASTTHASPQRLNGHDWISEESDLESDGDDISSLSGGPVSPVKSSIKRTVVDDDALSQATTSRETELLDDVTDEQLAIELPKLSKTESPEMLLHHLFLDPEPLNVDVGLSNHDFVEIAQIITEQAATGRLEIGIEHKAESSVSLATMRSHELSIARNSLQLLHDAIPSNLGTPTAVRLKGLLEIQDLPLVGQPSRLQPRPIPGRDPNAEQLRANNLYQIPVPHLEVRRSETKLSVLPSSMSFWEGLGLSPSWGTKDISALCIFPGWKGMSDHVESFLSRLKSVYESLKLGTLNNLPLSGDWDDGVLPYEVDRISTSPDATVTGHGSALVESMEVLRSSLSELKSKDKNLVIYFVYSPDNPASIIEACTAFYRCFDEYSDLLAARRESPQNELVLQLVSLDMISSTTSLVVPTPAEMMKLCIETYDRCTLFLDTEFGGPTPAPAVMLEQPPPRMIDFKLTTSPSQSLMHENSCLHVGYAESLDGRWITAAWTDNRGQRQATTSYSITRSRTPDRSVSHHKAAIIAEIWATTLTMISIWKVHWRVIITKSGAMDQKEVEWWQAASTLDDKHSFTMILMSVDTNPSLQLVPPIVKIPHAATSAFYSTPVSTPQANIVSPEQTTTPATPMRDASTLAATPTAEGAAEAEADSFLIDATDQTWGAIVGHRLCNSTTLLEVRPALASGYLIKRTGIKLEDPPVVMEVNLVHTEATPRAYEPLLREMLCYFRGLGTLARARGVVDREMDVRPWHIAAAEKGVRALHLLL, via the coding sequence ATGGTTGAGGAGGGTAACCTTGAACCTGTAGCTTTGCAGAAGAGCCGCATTCCGGGAAACACTACTCAAAATGCCCCGAACAACACAGCTTCTACCGCATCTCCCGCCGAGGCAAATAGTCGTAACCCTTTGATCTCACCGACTCAGGTCGCTGGGGGGGCTTTGCCTGAAGGAGTGTCTCAATCTTCAGCTCAGGTTACCGACATGAGGACGACGCAGCCAGTACCAAAGATCATCTACGAACAGTTCATAGTCGCAGTCATTTCCTCGATAGCTTTCGCTTTCTGTAGTCGGTCTATGGCCATACCTCTGAACTACAGGACAATGTTGATTCCACCTTTGCTAGCCGATGCGAATGAACGCGAAAGGGGCTCCTTGCAAGCCGATCCCGTCGTTGGCACATTCAAGACATATCTCACTACTACGGGCTCTCTTGTTGTCAGTCTTACTTTCTCTTACTGCAAGAACCTGGCGACAGTGGAAGATGTTCTCACAGGTGATTCCTCTTCGCCAAGTAGCTCGGTGCTGGCTGCCCCCTATGGAGTTTTTGCAACAAAGCAGAATTTTGCCAACGGGGATGGTTCGGATCGAAGCCTAGCACAAACACCGAATACGCAAGCTTTGAGTGTGAGAAGTGTCCCAGACACAAACGATTCGCAATGGAAGCACTCATGCCTCAAAGCACTCGAATATTGTGGACTCAACCCATCTCAATTCAAGGCGAGCCCCTGGGTTAACCTTCTCATTTCTAAGCCGACTTCGCAAGATGCAGACGGGGAATCTAAGCGATCACGGGCAACAGTTCCCTGGCCAGGATCGCTCTGCTTTCGAAAGAAGCCAATGGAAATGTCAACGACTCACCGTGTTGGCGACACGATGCTCAGTGGTCACGAGGAATGCCACGATCCCTTAGGAGATGCTCGTGGATGGTTCGCCGGTGCGTCAGAAAGGGAAGAGAGAATCTCCAAACGCAAAGCTGAGCGAATGTATGCTGTCACTAGAGAAGTTAATGGTGCGAACCCCCTAGCTCAAAACCTCAATGGGCAGTCTCCCTTGACCATGAGGCGACCTAGCACAGCTGCCGCTGGTGTCATGTATCCAACACCCCCCGACGCAATTCAGCAACACATCGGCATTACCCCTTCCATAGATGGAGCGATCTCAAGTCCTAATAACCCGCCCCCAACCCTTGcagttgttgatgctgatatgACGATGCCAACAGCGACACCgatggctgatgctgagaatgACGCCTGGGGAGGCCAGCACGAACAAAAGAGAGAACGAAGCGACAGCAACGCAATGGGCGATTCTGACGATGTAATGAACGACTTGGGTGAGGATGTGTTCGGGGATCACGATGTAACAGAGGATGACTTTAATTTCTTTGATGGCCCTGACGGCAACGATCTGGACATGGACATGCCAGATTTGCAACCAGCTCCTACTGCACCTGCGCCCCAGGTAATGCCTCCGCCAGTGCTATCGCATCCGGAGCCTCACAAAGCCATACAGCCGCAACCTGAGGTCAAACCAAAACCAAAGACTAATGATTCTGTCTTTGCTAAGCCAGAACTGAAGCATGCCAGGAGCTCGCTCAATGATGAACTTAATCACAGAATCAAAGTTGAGCGACCAGATACTACCAAGCGAGGGTCCAGTCCATTTGACCCTGCTACTGTGTTCAAGCGAGTACGGGCCTCATTGTCCAGCCCTACCAAGGATGATTTTGCTGTTCAGCCACCCCGGAGAAAGAGTAGTGTTTTTGAAAAGGTCGAGTTTGACCCTAAAATCCCCCTGATTAACAAAAAGTATGAACATGGTGGTGCATTCGACTTTTCAAAGGACCAGAGTAATGGAGATTCGAGGCCGAGTGCCCATAATCTTTCTCGAGATGAGTATCTCGAAGGGCAAGGAAAGCTGAAACAGACATCCAAATCACTTCTTGGAAACTCTCTCATTAGAAGTTTGACTGGTATTGATGCATCTACTACCCATGCAAGCCCCCAGAGACTGAATGGGCATGACTGGATCTCTGAAGAGAGTGATCTCGAGTCAGATGGAGATGATATAAGTTCGCTTTCTGGTGGTCCAGTTTCTCCCGTTAAGTCCAGTATTAAACGAACCGTcgtggatgatgatgctcttTCACAAGCTACAACTTCTAGAGAGACAGAACTGCTAGACGATGTCACTGATGAGCAACTTGCGATCGAGCTCCCAAAACTCTCCAAAACAGAATCGCCAGAAATGCTGCTACACCACCTCTTTTTGGACCCAGAGCCACTTAACGTGGACGTAGGTCTTTCCAACCACGACTTTGTGGAGATTGCGCAAATCATCACCGAACAGGCTGCTACCGGGCGACTTGAAATCGGCATCGAGCATAAGGCTGAGTCGTCTGTCTCCCTTGCGACTATGAGGAGCCATGAGCTCAGTATCGCCCGGAACTCCTTACAACTTCTTCACGATGCCATTCCCTCGAATTTGGGTACCCCCACGGCTGTGCGATTGAAAGGGCTGCTGGAAATTCAGGACCTCCCCCTTGTAGGACAACCGAGCCGTCTCCAGCCCAGACCAATTCCAGGCAGAGATCCCAACGCTGAGCAATTGCGCGCAAACAATCTATACCAGATTCCTGTACCTCACTTGGAAGTGCGCAGATCAGAAACGAAACTCTCAGTACTTCCATCATCAATGTCTTTCTGGGAAGGTCTCGGGCTGTCACCTTCGTGGGGGACAAAGGATATCTCCGCTCTTTGCATCTTTCCAGGCTGGAAGGGGATGTCAGACCATGTTGAAAGTTTCCTCAGCCGCTTAAAGAGTGTATATGAATCCTTGAAACTTGGCACTCTCAACAACCTGCCGTTGTCTGGAGACTGGGACGATGGTGTCTTGCCATATGAGGTTGATAGGATCTCGACTTCACCTGACGCAACCGTAACTGGTCATGGCTCTGCTCTTGTGGAAAGCATGGAAGTGCTCCGAAGCTCTCTATCAGAGTTGAAGTCCAAAGACAAGAATCTGGTCATTTACTTTGTTTACTCACCAGATAACCCGGCTTCCATCATCGAGGCCTGCACGGCTTTCTACCGCTGCTTCGATGAGTATAGCGACCTCCTAGCAGCTCGTCGGGAATCTCCACAGAACGAGCTAGTGCTGCAGCTTGTTTCATTAGATATGATCTCTTCCACGACATCGCTAGTCGTCCCGACTCCCGCGGAAATGATGAAGCTCTGCATAGAGACGTATGATAGGTGCACCTTGTTTTTGGACACCGAATTCGGTGGTCCTACACCTGCACCAGCAGTTATGCTCGAACAGCCTCCACCTCGAATGATTGACTTCAAGCTTACAACGTCGCCTTCTCAGTCCCTTATGCATGAGAATTCCTGCTTACATGTTGGATATGCTGAAAGTCTTGATGGCCGATGGATTACAGCTGCATGGACCGACAACCGTGGACAACGACAAGCGACCACGTCCTATTCAATCACTCGGAGCAGAACACCGGATCGTTCCGTCTCCCACCACAAGGCCGCCATCATAGCCGAGATCTGGGCGACTACGTTGACCATGATATCAATCTGGAAAGTTCATTGGCGAGTGATCATCACCAAGTCTGGGGCAATGGACCAGAAAGAGGTGGAGTGGTGGCAAGCAGCCTCAACGCTAGACGACAAGCACTCATTCACCATGATTCTCATGTCCGTCGATACCAATCCATCTTTGCAACTGGTCCCGCCGATCGTGAAGATTCCTCATGCGGCAACCTCGGCGTTCTACTCAACACCAGTATCCACGCCCCAGGCTAATATTGTTTCGCCGGAGCAAACCACGACGCCGGCAACGCCTATGCGTGATGCTAGCACATTAGCTGCTACACCGACTGCCGAGGGTGCTGCAGAAGCAGAGGCCGATTCCTTCCTGATTGATGCCACTGATCAGACATGGGGTGCCATCGTCGGACATCGACTCTGCAACTCCACTACGTTACTGGAAGTGAGACCGGCACTTGCCAGTGGGTATTTGATTAAAAGAACAGGAATAAAGCTTGAAGACCCCCCAGTCGTGATGGAGGTCAATCTTGTTCACACAGAGGCTACGCCTAGGGCGTACGAGCCTCTTCTAAGAGAAATGTTGTGCTATTTTCGGGGTCTCGGAACCTTAGCCAGAGCACGAGGTGTTGTAGACCGCGAGATGGATGTTCGACCTTGGCATATTGCAGCGGCAGAGAAGGGCGTGCGGGCGCTGCATCTACTGTTATGA